One genomic window of Camelina sativa cultivar DH55 chromosome 5, Cs, whole genome shotgun sequence includes the following:
- the LOC104789726 gene encoding DUF724 domain-containing protein 4-like yields MTLILYTIKAILIVDVPPPGSGEDIVLPFTKTLDYWKEYELSEFYNRIPQRPHFRPLFYSLGIFREWVALSLTMTFIELTKIVDDIGEDTPRSKLDGYKEASEMLEEHGFDVKAPLSRIKELLSVVKNGLKNIIEEQKGVEKDV; encoded by the coding sequence ATACACTATTAAAGCAATTCTCATTGTTGATGTGCCTCCTCCAGGATCAGGTGAGGACATTGTTTTACCTTTTACCAAGACGTTAGATTACTGGAAAGAGTATGAGTTGAGTGAGTTCTACAATAGAATACCACAACGTCCTCACTTCCGTCCATTGTTTTACTCGCTTGGAATTTTTCGTGAATGGGTTGCATTAAGTCTGACTATGACTTTTATCGAGTTAACAAAGATAGTAGATGATATTGGGGAGGACACTCCAAGAAGCAAACTAGATGGCTACAAAGAGGCATCGGAAATGCTAGAAGAGCACGGATTCGACGTTAAAGCACCTTTATCACGGATCAAGGAGCTGTTATCTGTCGTCAAAAATGGGCTGAAAAATATAATTGAGGAACAGAAAGGTGTGGAGAAAGATGTATGA
- the LOC104787998 gene encoding cell division topological specificity factor homolog, chloroplastic-like: MAMSSGTLRFSATLVSPYHHHHPNRLSLPSSSSKVDSTGFISIGAANSFETQKFPGVAISRENARGHVKVFARNTGDYELGPSPAEQEIESFLLNAINMSFFDRLNIAWKVIFPSRASRRSSNARIAKQRLKMILFSDRCDVSDEAKRKIVNNIIHALSDFVEIESEDKVQLNVSTDGDLGTVYSVTVPVRRVKPEYQDVDEAGTITNVDYKDTRDGSVDVRFDFYVPE, from the exons ATGGCGATGTCTTCTGGGACTCTGAGGTTCTCAGCTACCTTAGTATCtccttatcatcatcaccatcctaATCGCCTCTcattaccttcttcttcttccaag GTTGATTCCACGGGTTTCATAAGCATTGGGGCAGCGAACAGTTTTGAAACTCAGAAATTTCCCGGAGTGGCGATCAGCCGTGAAAACGCACGTGGTCATGTTAAGGTGTTTGCAAGGAACACGGGAGATTATGAACTAGGACCAAGCCCAGCTGAGCAAGAGATAGAGAGCTTTCTCTTGAATGCCATCAACATGAGTTTCTTTGACCGATTAAACATAGCTTGGAAAGTAATATTCCCATCGCGAGCTTCGAGAAGAAGCTCCAACGCAAGAATCGCAAAGCAGCGGCTCAAGATGATTCTCTTCTCAGACAGGTGTGATGTTAGTGATGAAGCTAAAAGGAAAATTGTTAACAACATTATCCACGCACTGTCGGATTTCGTAGAGATTGAATCAGAGGATAAAGTTCAGCTGAATGTATCCACGGACGGTGACCTCGGGACCGTTTACTCAGTCACGGTGCCTGTTAGGAGGGTGAAACCAGAGTACCAAGACGTCGACGAGGCTGGAACTATTACCAACGTGGATTACAAAGACACTCGTGATGGTTCTGTTGATGTCaggtttgatttttatgttcCGGAGTGA